One window of the Megalops cyprinoides isolate fMegCyp1 chromosome 2, fMegCyp1.pri, whole genome shotgun sequence genome contains the following:
- the rab3b gene encoding ras-related protein Rab-3B: MAKADYRLGQRDGSDQNFDYMFKLLIIGNSSVGKTSFLFRYADDSFSNSFVSTVGIDFKVKTVYRNDKRVKLQIWDTAGQERYRTITTAYYRGAMGFILMYDITNEESFNAVQDWATQIKTYSWDNAQVILVGNKCDMDDERVVPPEKGKHLADQLGFEYYEASAKENINVRQVFERLVDIICVKMSERVDTDPSMVTGAKNTRLTDKPPQLPQNCTC, translated from the exons ATGGCAAAGGCAGACTACCGCTTAGGGCAGAGGGATGGCTCAGACCAGAACTTTGACTACATGTTCAAGCTGTTGATCATCGGCAACAGCAGTGTGGGCAAAACCAGCTTTCTGTTCAGATATGCTGACGACTCATTCAGCAACTCCTTCGTCAGCACGGTGGGCATCGACTTCAAAGTGAAGACTGTCTACAGGAACGACAAAAGGGTGAAGCTTCAGATCTGG GACACAGCTGGACAGGAACGGTACAGGACCATCACCACAGCCTACTACAGGGGCGCCATGGGCTTTATCCTCATGTACGACATCACTAACGAGGAGTCCTTCAATGCAGTGCAGGACTG GGCCACTCAGATCAAGACTTACTCCTGGGACAATGCTCAGGTGATCTTGGTCGGGAACAAGTGTGACATGGACGACGAGAGAGTCGTACCCCCAGAAAAGGGCAAGCATTTGGCTGACCAACTAG GGTTTGAGTACTATGAAGCAAGCGCCAAGGAGAACATCAATGTCCGGCAGGTGTTCGAGCGTCTGGTTGACATCATTTGTGTGAAGATGTCCGAGAGAGTGGACACAGACCCATCCATGGTCACTGGTGCCAAGAACACAAGGCTCACGGACAAGCCGCCCCAGCTGCCTCAGAACTGCACCTGCTGA
- the atpaf1 gene encoding ATP synthase mitochondrial F1 complex assembly factor 1, producing the protein MAAAVVQMSCLYRGILAVRTTGIRPLIPGVVPMQLRSFSMKKEPELEDNPFYNKYEEKIKQLRSTKPQEFNARLEKRAEVKRAPLGHSRQGEFIKVMEQELEKRDKRAAGSGGFTKDKTLGSILNIDMVQNMSGEEVGELWMKYFSTKDTISAVIPGGIFDVMYNRAKACPMFLYALPQKEGYEFFLGQWSGQELHFTSLINVQTMGENAPSQLILYHYSDLQKEKGIVLMTAEMDAKFIGVHQAQCLANQVQLFYGTQRQETFHLVETFNHKPADFKHMSVIAELEQSGVSPGVSPARS; encoded by the exons ATGGCAGCGGCCGTAGTGCAAATGTCGTGTTTGTATCGCGGGATATTAGCGGTCAGAACGACAGGAATCAGGCCGCTGATTCCCGGAGTGGTGCCAATGCAGTTACGTTCTTTTTCGATGAAGAAAGAACCAGAGTTAGAAGATAACCCCTTCTACAACAAATATGAAGAGAAGATAAAGCAGCTACGCAG CACCAAACCGCAGGAGTTCAATGCTCGACTGGAGAAGCGGGCCGAAGTGAAGAGAGCTCCCCTGGGACACTCCAGGCAGGGAGAGTTCATTAAAGTCATGGAGCAGGAG TTGGAAAAACGAGACAAGCGTGCAGCAGGAAGTGGGGGATTTACCAAAGACAAG ACACTTGGATCCATCCTTAATATTGACATGGTCCAGAATATGTCAGGAGAGGAAGTTGGTGAG cTCTGGATGAAGTATTTTTCTACAAAAGACACTATCAGTGCAGTCATACCA ggGGGAATATTTGACGTCATGTACAACAGAGCCAAGGCCTGCCCCATG TTCCTGTACGCTCTGCCTCAGAAGGAGGGCTACGAGTTCTTCTTGGGTCAGTGGTCAGGCCAGGAGCTGCACTTCACCTCTTTGATTAACGTTCAG ACCATGGGAGAGAATGCCCCCAGCCAGCTGATTCTGTACCATTACTCGGACctgcaaaaggaaaaaggcaTCGTTCTGATGACTGCAGAGATGGACGCCAAGTTTATA GGTGTTCACCAGGCTCAGTGTTTAGCCAATCAGGTGCAGCTTTTCTATGGAACCCAGCGGCAGGAGACCTTCCATTTGGTTGAGACCTTTAACCACAAACCAGCAGATTTTAAACACATGTCAGTGATAGCGGAGTTGGAGCAAAGTGGTGTTAGTCCAGGAGTCTCCCCTGCAAGGTCATAG